TTGCTAGGCACCATTCCATTTGCAATAGCAGGTATTGCTCTTGGCTACATCGTTCCACCTAAAACCCTAGATGCCATTACGGGTTTATTAATACCGGTAGCTCTTATTGGTAGTGGACTATTCGCAGAGCAAATTCCAAGTTTGCTGAATGACTTAATTGTACTTTCTCCGTTTTTCCACTATAGGGGATTGATCGAATTCGCTGCTGACATTGGGGATGAACATCACCTAACACTCCATGTTCTTTGGCTCATATTCTATGCAGCCTTAGGTGGTTTACTTGCCAAGCAAGCTTATCAAAAAGATGCATTGGCCAAGTAAAATCACTGCTTAAAAACTTCTGCTTGCTCACACTCATCTCCTCTAACCATGCCTAATAGAATTCACGGTGCTGAATATCCCATAGACAGAATCTTCTGTGGTGACTTTATCTTTTCGATCCCCTTGTACCAACGGCCCTACGCCTGGGAAATTGAGCAAGCAGAAGCTTTACTAGATGACCTCCTAAGCTTCCTAGGAGACAGTACGGAACCCATCGATGAAGTGAACCCTTACTTTTTGGGCAGCATTGTTCTGATCAAGTCAGATGGTCTGCCAGAGGCAGAGGTGGTTGATGGGCAACAACGTCTCACAACTCTGACCATTTTGCTTGCTGCATTGAGGGAGGTTTTGCCAACAGAGTGGGCGAGTACTATCACCGAGCGTCTTTATCAGAAAGGAAACCCGGTTGATATAAATCCTAAGGGGAGAGAGAACCGCTATCGCCTGACATTACGAGAACGAGACGCAGGATTCTTCAAGAAGTATATTCAGACTGAGGGTGGGTTAGAGCAACTCAAAGCTCTTAAAGATGCTGTTCTACCCGATAGCCAAGCTCATATTCGGGATAACGCATTAATATTGCTCAATCGACTGACGCAAATCAGCGAACAGGAACTCTGTCAATTAACTCAATTTCTTCTGTACAAATGCCTGCTAGTGGTTGTTTCCACCCCAGATATGGATTCGGCCTACCGTATCTTCTCCGTCCTCAACGATCGCGGCCTAGACCTTTCGCACAGCGACATCCTTAAATCTGAAATCATTAGCAAAATTCCTGCCGCTCAACAAGAGTACTACAACCGACGATGGGAAGATACCGAAGCTATGTTGGGAAGATCTACTTTCCAAGACCTGTTCTCCCATATTCGGATGATCTACCGCAAGACAAAGCAAAAAGACTCTGTACTGAAAGAAGTGAGGGAGTACGTAAAGCCCAGCGAAAACCCCATCCATTTTATTGATGAGGTGCTGTGCCCAACCGCCCAAGCCCTCGCAGATATCCAAGACTGCTCCTACGAGAGCCACCAGCACGCCGAAGCCATCAATACCTACTTCAAACATCTCAACCAAATCGATAATGCTGATTGGCTACCGTCCGCCATTGCGTTTTTGTCGAAATATCGTCACCATCCTGACAAGTTGCTCATCTTCTTCAGGGATCTTGACCGTCTTGTCTCCGGTCTGATGATTCAACGGACTGACATTAACCAACGAATCAGACGCTATAGTGCCCTGCTTACTTGGATTGAAGAAAACCAGAATTTGAGTCAACCTGATTCTCCAATGCACTTGACCGCTAAGGAGTGCGAGAGCATTATTCAAAGGTTGAATGGCCCACTCTATCTAGAAACTAAGATTCGGCTTTATGTGTTGCTTCGGCTAGATCAGTATCTTGCTGGCGGTAACGCTGTATATAACTTCTCCCGCATCACAGTGGAGCACGTTTTACCTCAAAATCCATCTCCCAACAGCCAGTGGTTAGAGTGGTTCCCTGACGAGGAGAAACGCCAGGAATACGTCCATTGCTTAGGTAACCTGACGCTACTGCCTGGCCACAAAAACAGTAGCGCCCAAAACTATGACTTTGAGACCAAAAAGAATAAATACTTCAGCCGCCAACAGAAGGAAACGGCTGAAGGCAGTGTATCGCCATTTGCCATCACTACCCAAGTACTTAACCAGCCTAAATGGACACCTGAAGCTATTGAACAACGTCAGAAAGAGCGCTTGGACTGCTTGAAACAACTCTGGCGTTTGAATGAACCCGCTGTTGTGTCCTAAATGTCTCAAATATCTCAAATCGCATCTGTTTTCTAATTAAATCAGAAATTGCTTAATAATGCTTCTGACCAAACCCTCACCTACCCAAAGCTCCTACCCATTCTCTTGGGATACCTTCACTGACCGGACTATCATTGCCCTAGCTCAGGCTGCCGCGGGCGATTCATGGTATCTGGCCAAAGCAGCACCCAAAGCTTGGCTCCAGCAGCACTATCCTTATCCAAATGAAGCCTTTATCGCCCAAACCAAAACTGCCCTAGAACAAACCTGGCTCCCCGAGTATGAGGGCGCAAAGCAGGTCGTAGATTACCTGCTTGATGTCGGCATTGGGCCAATGGGTAGCCCTAGAACCCAGAAAGACTACGTTCAGTACATCCAGAGATGCCGCAACTCCAAAACTGTTCGGCTACGCCTCCTCGAAGCGATGCTGCACTGGGGCAACCCCCAACGAGATAAAAACGACGTCTCTCCCTTTAAGGACTATGTCCACCGCTATGTCAGCCTAGACCCCACAATACAACCCCAGGATCCTCGGCAACCTCACGACTACCAGCAAGAGGCTTGGCAAAAACTGTCAGCCCATCTTGCCGAATCTGAAGTTACAGGCCGCTTCGAAGGGCTATTGGTAATGCCCACTGGGTCAGGGAAAACCTATACAGCGACCCGCTGGCTTGTCGATTCTGTTTTGAATAGGGGTTACCGTGTTCTTTGGTTAGCCCATCGCCATGAGTTGTTGGAGCAAGCTGCACGGGAGTTCCATGCCCTTTCAAGTCGAGCTATAGGGCTAAAGCAAGTCCAAGTCAGGATCGTTTCTGGGATCCACTGTTCAACAAGTCAGATTAGCAAAACGGATGATGTCATCCTTTGTTCGATCATGAGCTTGGCTCAGAACATCAACCGGATTAAATGGCTATTAACAGATCCCAAGACATTTTTGGTAGTTGATGAAGCCCATCATGCCGTCGCCAGTACTTATAAAGCTCTGATCACAGCCCTGCGTCGTCGGGAACGGCACTGCGTCTTGGGCTTAACAGCGACTCCCACACGCACGGTTGAGCAAGAACAAGGAGTTCTCTCCGCCCTATTCGGGGGACGAATTCTCTACGAGCAAACTATCCAAAATCTCGTTGAACGTGAATTTCTTGCCCAACCACACCCGATTCGAGTCTGGACTGCAGTTGATGCTGAAGACGGTGTTACAGCCTTTGATGAAGATTTTCTAGCTCGGTTCAACAAGCTGTCTGAAGCCTGGTTAGAACGCCTCGCCCATATTGAAGAGCGTAATTCTCTAATTATTCAGCACTATTTAGATAATCGAGAAAAATACGGCAAAACTCTGATTTTTGCCCTCAACGTTGCCCATGCAGCTTTACTGACTGACCGCTTCCGGGAACGAGGTATTCGGGCTGAATATGTTGCTTCCTATCGGCTGGATGCAAGCCCTGAAAATAATACGGCGATCGTTCAACGCTTTAAGAATTCCAGCGGAGTAGACGGTATTGACGTCCTTATTAACGTACAGCTCCTGACTGAAGGAGTGGACATTCCTAATATTCAAACCGTCTTTTTAGCCCGCCCAACCATCAGCGGAATTCTCATTCGTCAAATGATTGGACGAGCAATGCGAGGTGTAAAAGCAGGAGGAACTAAGGAAGCCTATTTAGTTGCCTTTGAGGACCAGTGGGAGCGCTTCCGCGATTGGCAAGATCCATTTGGAATACTTCCGCCTGGTGTAATCGGTCCAGGTCCAGATGGTGACCCATCACCCACTCCTATAACCATTGTTGAAGCGTTACCTTGGGACATCATCCGGAGTGCTGCCGCGGAAATCGCCAAACTAGGGACGGGAATCGAGGCTGACGTGTTTGAGGTAATTCCTCACGGTTACTATGTTCTATCCCGGTTTAATGAGGATGAGTATGTCTCCCAAATCGTTTCGACTTACGAGCACCAAGAGCTCTATTGGAATGAGCTGCTAGAACACCTGTGGCAACTGGATGCCGAGCAGGTAGCACAACTTAGACAGTCGCTAGAAACCACCGACAAATCCAAACTCGATGATCTTCTAAAGGCCAGCTTTGACGAGTTTTTCTTTGATTGCGATCATCCTTGGCCCTCTCTCCACGATATTCATCGTGTTCTAATCCATCGTTGTGCCGGTTGCGAGCAGCCCCAATTCCACCCGCTGATTGAGCGCGACCAATGCGACCCATATAAGTTGGCTGACAAAATTTGGGAGCAGCAGCTTGGTCCACGGGATAAGAGTGCTCTCGTAGAAGACAGCTACACCAAGCTGGCGAGAGCAATCTACCCTGACCTACGCAGCTTTCGTGCTGCCGTTGAGGATGCCCTCTACGAAATTCAGTATCCAGAAGATACTACTCGACGACGACGGGCAATTCCTATCCCTGATCCTCGCCCTGATAAGCAGATGGCAGTGGGTCCACACCATGATTTAGATAGCCTGATGGCGGATGTTTTAAAGGAAGGTGCAGCTCTCCTAAATCTCACCTCATCGTTACCTGCACCAGCCCGAGTTGAGTGGACTCGCCGAATTCTAAAAGGATGGTATGGGCAGGCCTATTGGGATACAAATGCAACCAACGGGCAGGGCTATATCCGTATTAACCGATTGCTTGACAGTCCTGATATGAAAGCAGAGCACTTGAAGTTTCTACTGTGGCATGAATACCTGCACCTCTACCTCCAGCAGGGACATTCATCAACTTTTCGTGAACACGAACGGGTTTGGCCCAATTATCAAGACGCAGACAACTTCATGGATACTCTCAATGAAAAGTTTGGGATTCAGTATTGGTAGGTAAGCTGCGTAGAACAACAACGCTACTTTTAGAAAAAATCTTGCCCCCACTACCTGTCGCTATGAACGTCAAGCTTGTTGAATCCCTTGTCCAGGCTGTCGAGTCCTTACCCCCAGAGGACTATGCTCTGTTTCAAGAGCAACTCTCCTCCCGCAGCATCCAAAAAACTGAAGGTGTCTGCGGGGGACATGCTCGCATTCGCAATACCCGCATCCCTGTCTGGACAATCGTCTCATTACAAAATCAGGGAGCCGACGATGCCGAACTGCTCCGCAATTTTCCCGGCTTAACATTGTTTGATTTGACAGCGATGCGGACCTACTATGCAGCCCACACTGCTGAAATCGATAGTGCGCTTGCCCATGAGGCTGATGAGGACAGTGTGGATGGCTAGGTTTTACTCCAACGAAAACTTGCCTATGGATCTTGTGGAGGTACTTCGCCAGCTCAACCATGATGTGTTGACTTCTTACGAAGCGGGGCAAGCGAACCAGGGCATTCCAGACAAAGCTGTGCTGGCCTTTGCTACGGCTGAAAACCGCAGCGTGATCACACTCAACCGTCAAGACTTTATCGATTTACATCGCAGCGGCATTAATCATGGAGGCATCGTCATTTGTAAAGACGACCGCGACTACCAAGGACAGGCCCAGACCCTACATATCTATGTAGAAACCGCAGGCCAGTCTCTGTTTGATCGATTAATTCGCATTCAAAAGCAGAACCAGCCCAGGTCCAAAGCTCAGGCTTTTGTCGTCAAGGAATACCCCAAGTAAGGCTCTTCTGCTTCATCACAGCTGCCAAGAGAAAGATGCTATGACCACTTCCGCTGAAATTCGCTCCACTTTGGTTGAGGCCCTACAACTAGACTTGGTCGGTCCCACCCCTGGTGATACTGAGCATGCCGAGGAAATTCTTAAGCAGGCTCCATCCAAGTGGTATCTCACCGGATTCCTTGTCCCCTTCGGTGCACCACCCGAGATCCGAACGGACGACGATGAAGAGGACATGCCCGAGGAACTCACGAAGAGTGAAACCAGCGAAGACAGCAAAACCCCAGACAAGCCACCTGCGCGTAAGGCATTCTTTCCCTCCTCCATGGGGTTAAGTTTTTTGGTTTCTGCCAATACCAAAGAGATCGAGGCTATCATCAGTTGGGGCGACTATATCCCGTTTGATCTCAATTCTGAAGTCTCAGACATAGAGGATGAGGAAAAGGGCAAGAAGCGCAAAAAGGAAGCCTGGAAGCGAATTTCTCAGAAAGCGATCCTTACTATACCTGTTGAAGAAACTCACGAACCCTTGCAGTTCGAGATTCTAGGGGGTAGGGGTCTCACCCTCGTGATTACTTGCCGCCAAGTACGAGACAGCCGCTTTCCCACAGGCACTCTCTCCGCCTCAGTCTTCCTAGTGAACTACCGCCAAGCTACCCACGGCGATCGCGATGTCACCTTCGCTTTCCAAACCTGTCTCAGCCTCAGTTGCCCCGAAGGTTTCGTCCCACGGCCTGATCCTCGTGGCATCAACACCGACGATTGGGACGAAGCCGTAGCATCCCTTCAATACCAAGAAGACTACGAGTTTGCCGTCGGCCATAACGTCTCAGCCGTTGCCAAAGCAACAGGTGACCACTGCACTGAAATTTGCACTACCTGGATTCCTACTTCAGAGGTGCCTAGAGTCAACGCTGCCACCATCAAAAATGTTCAGTTGGGGGCGTTGCTGAATAGAGGGATGGCTTCACTCATATTGAAATGAAGCGTCAAGGATTCCAGGTATTGCTTCATCCCCAGGATCAGCAACGCCCAGTTGGGCATGGAGTCCTTAGCCAATGCCTCCACTCCCGCAGTCATTCAAGAGATGGTAGGGCCACTCGTCAGTGAGTATCGTCTCTGGATTGAAACTCAGCGCTCTACCCCCATCCATCCTCCAAAAGCTGCTGAAGTAGCCCAGAACTTGCTTGATCGTGCTAGTCAGAGTTGCGATCGCATTGAAGCCGGACTAAATGCCCTCGATGATCCAGCCGTCTTTGAAGCATCTCGCTTGGCTAATCGTGCGATCGCGACCGCCAGACGACGACAGCTTAGCCAGGAACAAGGAAAGCCGCCAGAAAGCTTCAACGAGCCTAGCTGGCGACCCTTTCAGCTCGCGTTTATCTTGCTCAACCTAACGGGGTTAGCCCAGCCTGAACATTGCGATCGCAATGTTGTAGACCTGCTGTTCTTCCCCACCGGCGGTGGTAAGACCGAAGCTTACCTGGGGCTCGCCGCCTTTACCCTCATCCTACGGCGGCTTAAGTATCCCGGTACCCAAGCCGCGGGAATGAGCGTCCTCATGCGCTATACCCTGCGCCTGCTAACGCTAGACCAGCTAGAGCGGGCCTCGCGCCTGGTCTGTGCTCTGGAGCTAGAGCGGCAAAAAGCGCCCGATAAACTAGGCACTTGGCCCTTTGAAATTGGCCTCTGGGTTGGCCAAAGTGCTACACCCAACAAAATGGGCAAGCGAGGGGATAAGGATGAATACTCCGCTCGCGAGCGCACGCTTGCTTTCAAAAGGGATAGCAAGGGCAAACCCTCGCCTATTCTGTTAGAACG
The nucleotide sequence above comes from Pseudanabaena sp. FACHB-2040. Encoded proteins:
- a CDS encoding DUF262 domain-containing protein, whose translation is MPNRIHGAEYPIDRIFCGDFIFSIPLYQRPYAWEIEQAEALLDDLLSFLGDSTEPIDEVNPYFLGSIVLIKSDGLPEAEVVDGQQRLTTLTILLAALREVLPTEWASTITERLYQKGNPVDINPKGRENRYRLTLRERDAGFFKKYIQTEGGLEQLKALKDAVLPDSQAHIRDNALILLNRLTQISEQELCQLTQFLLYKCLLVVVSTPDMDSAYRIFSVLNDRGLDLSHSDILKSEIISKIPAAQQEYYNRRWEDTEAMLGRSTFQDLFSHIRMIYRKTKQKDSVLKEVREYVKPSENPIHFIDEVLCPTAQALADIQDCSYESHQHAEAINTYFKHLNQIDNADWLPSAIAFLSKYRHHPDKLLIFFRDLDRLVSGLMIQRTDINQRIRRYSALLTWIEENQNLSQPDSPMHLTAKECESIIQRLNGPLYLETKIRLYVLLRLDQYLAGGNAVYNFSRITVEHVLPQNPSPNSQWLEWFPDEEKRQEYVHCLGNLTLLPGHKNSSAQNYDFETKKNKYFSRQQKETAEGSVSPFAITTQVLNQPKWTPEAIEQRQKERLDCLKQLWRLNEPAVVS
- a CDS encoding DEAD/DEAH box helicase yields the protein MLLTKPSPTQSSYPFSWDTFTDRTIIALAQAAAGDSWYLAKAAPKAWLQQHYPYPNEAFIAQTKTALEQTWLPEYEGAKQVVDYLLDVGIGPMGSPRTQKDYVQYIQRCRNSKTVRLRLLEAMLHWGNPQRDKNDVSPFKDYVHRYVSLDPTIQPQDPRQPHDYQQEAWQKLSAHLAESEVTGRFEGLLVMPTGSGKTYTATRWLVDSVLNRGYRVLWLAHRHELLEQAAREFHALSSRAIGLKQVQVRIVSGIHCSTSQISKTDDVILCSIMSLAQNINRIKWLLTDPKTFLVVDEAHHAVASTYKALITALRRRERHCVLGLTATPTRTVEQEQGVLSALFGGRILYEQTIQNLVEREFLAQPHPIRVWTAVDAEDGVTAFDEDFLARFNKLSEAWLERLAHIEERNSLIIQHYLDNREKYGKTLIFALNVAHAALLTDRFRERGIRAEYVASYRLDASPENNTAIVQRFKNSSGVDGIDVLINVQLLTEGVDIPNIQTVFLARPTISGILIRQMIGRAMRGVKAGGTKEAYLVAFEDQWERFRDWQDPFGILPPGVIGPGPDGDPSPTPITIVEALPWDIIRSAAAEIAKLGTGIEADVFEVIPHGYYVLSRFNEDEYVSQIVSTYEHQELYWNELLEHLWQLDAEQVAQLRQSLETTDKSKLDDLLKASFDEFFFDCDHPWPSLHDIHRVLIHRCAGCEQPQFHPLIERDQCDPYKLADKIWEQQLGPRDKSALVEDSYTKLARAIYPDLRSFRAAVEDALYEIQYPEDTTRRRRAIPIPDPRPDKQMAVGPHHDLDSLMADVLKEGAALLNLTSSLPAPARVEWTRRILKGWYGQAYWDTNATNGQGYIRINRLLDSPDMKAEHLKFLLWHEYLHLYLQQGHSSTFREHERVWPNYQDADNFMDTLNEKFGIQYW
- a CDS encoding DUF433 domain-containing protein, with the protein product MNVKLVESLVQAVESLPPEDYALFQEQLSSRSIQKTEGVCGGHARIRNTRIPVWTIVSLQNQGADDAELLRNFPGLTLFDLTAMRTYYAAHTAEIDSALAHEADEDSVDG
- a CDS encoding DUF5615 family PIN-like protein yields the protein MARFYSNENLPMDLVEVLRQLNHDVLTSYEAGQANQGIPDKAVLAFATAENRSVITLNRQDFIDLHRSGINHGGIVICKDDRDYQGQAQTLHIYVETAGQSLFDRLIRIQKQNQPRSKAQAFVVKEYPK